From the Ferrigenium kumadai genome, one window contains:
- the msrB gene encoding peptide-methionine (R)-S-oxide reductase MsrB translates to MNKIEKTDAEWREELTPEQYAVCRCSDTEAAFSGEYWDCKDPGIYRCVCCGAPLFDSEDKFDSGTGWPSFTKPHKPESVTARADTSHGMQRVEVVCKQCGAHLGHIFPDGPPPTGLRFCINSTSLALDRS, encoded by the coding sequence ATGAACAAGATCGAAAAGACCGATGCCGAGTGGCGCGAGGAACTGACGCCGGAACAGTATGCGGTGTGCCGCTGCTCGGATACCGAGGCTGCATTCAGCGGAGAGTACTGGGACTGCAAAGACCCCGGCATCTACCGCTGCGTGTGCTGCGGCGCCCCGCTGTTCGATTCCGAGGACAAGTTCGATTCGGGCACCGGCTGGCCGAGCTTCACCAAGCCGCACAAACCGGAGAGCGTCACCGCACGCGCCGACACCAGCCACGGCATGCAGCGCGTGGAAGTGGTCTGCAAGCAATGCGGCGCGCACCTCGGTCATATATTCCCGGACGGCCCGCCGCCCACCGGGCTGCGCTTCTGCATCAACTCCACCTCGCTGGCGCTGGACCGTTCCTGA
- a CDS encoding EAL domain-containing protein: MQNLTLHSIIAPSVFTVSPDAPLADVLASMESMRVSCIVAVDEARIPLGIFTEQDAIRLMAERKPVESSCMADVMSSSPLTAPLDTDFREGYRLISEKGFRHLVVVDDEGRLAGVVSEADFMHHMGMEYLVELKTVGSTMTRSVSTLAESATLADAVELMARNKISCVVVANDGKPVGILTERDTVALARTVSDPAQVHITRVMQSPVQTIEAGLPVQQAMKQMKHASIRRLVVVEGEILAGIITRHDIVKTMQGRYIEFLHETLERQHKELVKVKAQIEQSRQQLVYHSLMEQISDAIYLLDAETGKILNANDQACRNLGYTRNELLKLSVFDISTAAHSPDAWRDIVEALRRKPQIIESQHRRYDGSLFPVEINGRLIEEGDRPYLVAVARDLTDIRQAEKAIQETHDSLNALVEAIPDAIFFKDGEGRWLITNEPAKQLFRLHEIDWQGKTEMELAELHPAFRPAHEACLVDDETAWQAGKLTLFSETVHEENGKTRHFEVRKVPVFDAENRRKGLVIIGRDITERMEAEEQLLEAAAVMQSTHEGVVITDTTPAILAVNSAYSAITGYGPDEVIGRNPNIIGSGRADKLFHEAMWKSLLKDGYWQGEVWNRRKSGEIYPQLLTISTVYDEKSEPIRYVGVFADITQLKENQAQLEFMAHHDPLTQLPNRALVESRLEQEVEQAHRHGHQAGVLFIDLDRFKQVNDSFGHLIGDELLCAVAQRLGARLRQGDTLGRLGGDEFILLISPLRDPQDAAVVARDFIAALNEPFNLSDGSEVFIGGSIGISLFPQDGETVSELMKNADAAMYLAKESGRNQFSFYTKALNADARAKLAMENELRRTLLKHELTLHYQPKVDLRSGHICGAEALARWRLANGSMVSPAEFIPLAEKSSLILNLGAWVIDEACMQVRTWLDAGLKDICVALNISARQFRSSDLDKQLEQALEKHGIEAHHLELELTESMLMHEPEQAVATMHKLKQIGVKISLDDFGTGYSSLAYLSRFPIDTLKIDQSFVRGVVTDPDSAEISSAIIGLAHRMKLRVVAEGVETEDQLAYMRTNGCDELQGFYFSKPLPADDFAELLRSGKSLAQ; the protein is encoded by the coding sequence ATGCAAAACCTGACACTACATTCGATAATCGCCCCCTCGGTGTTCACCGTTTCACCGGACGCGCCACTCGCCGACGTGCTCGCGAGCATGGAATCGATGCGCGTCAGCTGCATCGTGGCCGTGGATGAGGCCCGCATCCCGCTAGGCATCTTCACCGAACAGGACGCCATCCGCCTGATGGCGGAACGCAAGCCTGTCGAATCATCGTGCATGGCGGATGTCATGAGTTCGTCGCCGCTGACCGCCCCGCTCGATACGGATTTCCGCGAGGGCTACCGCCTCATTTCCGAAAAGGGTTTCCGCCACCTGGTCGTGGTGGATGATGAGGGACGGCTGGCCGGCGTGGTCAGCGAGGCCGATTTCATGCACCACATGGGCATGGAGTACCTGGTGGAGCTCAAGACCGTCGGATCGACCATGACGCGCAGTGTCTCCACCCTGGCCGAGAGCGCCACGCTGGCGGATGCGGTGGAGCTGATGGCACGGAACAAGATCAGTTGCGTGGTCGTCGCCAACGACGGCAAGCCCGTCGGCATCCTCACCGAGCGCGATACCGTTGCTCTTGCTCGTACCGTCAGCGACCCGGCACAGGTGCACATCACCCGCGTGATGCAGTCCCCTGTGCAAACCATCGAAGCCGGCCTGCCAGTGCAACAGGCAATGAAGCAGATGAAGCATGCCTCTATCCGCCGGCTCGTGGTGGTAGAAGGCGAGATACTCGCCGGTATCATCACCCGCCACGATATCGTCAAGACCATGCAGGGACGCTATATCGAATTCCTGCATGAGACTCTGGAGCGGCAACACAAGGAACTGGTAAAGGTAAAGGCCCAGATCGAACAGTCCCGCCAGCAGCTGGTCTACCACAGCCTGATGGAGCAGATCAGCGACGCCATCTACCTGCTGGATGCCGAAACCGGCAAGATACTGAACGCCAACGACCAGGCCTGCCGCAACCTCGGTTATACCCGCAACGAGTTGCTGAAACTCAGCGTGTTCGACATCTCCACAGCGGCACACTCCCCGGATGCCTGGCGGGACATCGTCGAAGCATTGCGCCGCAAGCCGCAGATCATCGAATCGCAGCACCGCCGCTACGATGGCAGCCTGTTTCCGGTAGAGATCAACGGGCGCCTGATCGAGGAAGGCGACCGGCCTTACCTCGTTGCCGTCGCGCGCGACCTTACCGACATCCGTCAGGCCGAGAAGGCGATCCAGGAAACCCATGACAGCCTGAATGCGCTCGTCGAAGCCATCCCCGATGCGATCTTCTTCAAGGATGGCGAAGGCCGCTGGCTGATCACCAACGAGCCGGCCAAGCAGCTGTTCCGGTTGCATGAGATCGACTGGCAAGGCAAGACCGAGATGGAGCTTGCCGAACTGCATCCCGCTTTCCGCCCCGCCCACGAGGCCTGCCTGGTCGACGATGAAACTGCCTGGCAGGCCGGAAAGTTGACACTGTTTTCCGAAACGGTCCATGAGGAAAACGGCAAGACGCGCCATTTCGAGGTACGCAAGGTGCCCGTGTTCGATGCCGAGAACCGGCGCAAGGGACTGGTCATCATCGGCCGTGATATCACCGAGCGCATGGAGGCGGAGGAGCAGTTGCTCGAAGCCGCCGCCGTGATGCAAAGCACCCATGAAGGCGTGGTAATCACCGACACCACCCCGGCCATCCTCGCCGTCAATTCAGCCTATTCTGCCATCACCGGCTACGGCCCGGACGAGGTCATCGGCAGGAACCCCAACATCATCGGTTCCGGGCGCGCGGACAAATTGTTCCATGAGGCGATGTGGAAGAGCCTGCTGAAGGACGGTTACTGGCAGGGCGAGGTATGGAACCGGCGCAAGAGCGGCGAAATCTACCCGCAGCTGCTGACCATCAGCACCGTCTATGACGAAAAGAGCGAGCCGATACGCTACGTCGGTGTATTCGCCGACATCACCCAGCTCAAGGAAAATCAGGCGCAACTGGAATTCATGGCGCACCACGATCCGCTGACCCAGCTGCCCAACCGCGCGCTGGTCGAATCCAGGCTGGAGCAGGAAGTCGAACAGGCGCATCGCCATGGCCATCAGGCCGGCGTGCTGTTCATCGACCTGGACCGCTTCAAGCAGGTCAACGACAGCTTCGGCCATCTGATCGGCGATGAGTTGCTGTGCGCGGTAGCACAACGCCTCGGGGCCCGCTTGCGCCAAGGGGACACCCTGGGGCGTCTGGGAGGCGACGAATTCATCCTGCTGATCTCGCCCCTGCGCGACCCGCAGGATGCCGCGGTGGTAGCGCGCGATTTCATCGCCGCATTGAACGAGCCGTTCAACCTCTCCGATGGCAGCGAGGTGTTCATCGGCGGCAGCATCGGCATCAGCCTGTTCCCGCAGGACGGCGAAACCGTCTCGGAGCTGATGAAGAACGCCGACGCCGCGATGTATCTCGCCAAGGAAAGCGGCCGCAACCAGTTCTCCTTCTACACCAAGGCACTGAACGCCGATGCGCGCGCCAAGCTGGCGATGGAAAACGAGTTGCGCCGCACCCTGTTGAAGCACGAATTGACCCTGCATTATCAGCCCAAGGTCGACTTGCGCAGCGGACATATCTGCGGCGCAGAAGCCCTGGCGCGCTGGCGGCTGGCGAACGGCAGCATGGTGTCGCCCGCGGAATTCATCCCGCTTGCGGAAAAATCCAGCCTGATCCTGAACCTCGGAGCCTGGGTGATCGATGAGGCCTGTATGCAGGTACGTACCTGGCTGGATGCGGGGCTGAAAGACATCTGCGTCGCCCTCAACATTTCTGCCCGCCAGTTCCGCAGCAGCGACCTCGACAAACAGCTGGAACAGGCGCTCGAAAAACACGGCATCGAAGCACACCATCTGGAACTGGAGTTGACCGAAAGCATGCTGATGCATGAACCGGAACAGGCCGTGGCGACCATGCACAAACTCAAGCAGATCGGTGTCAAGATCTCGCTCGACGACTTCGGCACAGGCTATTCCAGCCTCGCCTACCT
- a CDS encoding PhoH family protein, producing the protein MPTRKKAANKTDTKLFVLDTNVLLHDPTSLFRFEEHDICLPMFVLEELDDKKKGMTEVARNARQASRFLDEIVSDAPHNMAEGIELTSDSRKNCTGRLFLQTESISRELPATMAHGKADNAILAVVMHLHHQQPERAVILVSKDINMRIKARALGLEAQDYFNDKVLEDTDLLYSGVLQLPGDFWERHGKDMKSWQKEGHTFYQVSGPLCGAMFVNQFVYLENDASPFYAVVCEQSGDSALLRTLTDYTHSKNNVWGITARNREQNFVLNLLMNPEIDFVTLLGQAGTGKTLLTLAAGLLQTLETKLYSEIIITRVTVPVGEDIGFLPGTEEEKMTPWMGALEDNMDVLNKTNEEGGDWGREATRDLIRSRVKVKSLNFMRGRTFLNKYLIIDEAQNLTPKQMKTLVTRAGPGTKVVCMGNIAQIDTPYLTEGSSGLTYVVDRFKGWEHGGHVTLMRGERSRLADHAAEVL; encoded by the coding sequence ATGCCCACACGCAAGAAAGCGGCGAATAAGACCGACACCAAGTTGTTCGTGCTGGACACCAATGTGTTGCTGCATGACCCGACCAGCCTGTTCCGCTTCGAGGAACACGATATCTGCCTGCCGATGTTCGTGCTGGAGGAACTGGACGACAAGAAGAAGGGCATGACCGAAGTGGCCCGCAACGCGCGCCAGGCCAGCCGATTCCTCGACGAGATCGTCAGCGACGCACCGCACAACATGGCGGAGGGCATCGAGCTCACCTCGGACAGCCGCAAGAACTGCACCGGCCGCCTGTTCCTGCAGACCGAGTCCATCAGCCGCGAGCTGCCGGCGACCATGGCGCACGGCAAGGCGGACAACGCCATCCTCGCGGTGGTGATGCATCTGCATCACCAGCAGCCGGAGCGCGCGGTGATCCTGGTCTCCAAGGACATCAACATGCGCATCAAGGCGCGCGCGCTGGGGCTGGAGGCACAGGACTATTTCAACGACAAGGTGCTGGAAGACACCGACCTGCTCTACTCCGGCGTCCTGCAATTGCCCGGCGATTTCTGGGAGCGCCACGGCAAGGACATGAAGTCGTGGCAGAAGGAAGGCCACACCTTCTACCAGGTCAGCGGCCCGTTATGCGGCGCGATGTTCGTCAACCAGTTCGTCTATCTGGAGAACGACGCCTCGCCGTTCTATGCCGTGGTGTGCGAGCAAAGCGGCGATTCCGCCCTGCTGCGCACGCTGACCGACTATACCCACAGCAAGAACAACGTGTGGGGCATCACCGCGCGCAACCGCGAGCAGAACTTCGTGCTCAACCTGCTGATGAATCCGGAGATCGATTTCGTCACGCTGCTGGGCCAGGCGGGCACCGGCAAGACGCTGCTGACACTGGCGGCGGGCCTGTTGCAGACGCTGGAGACCAAGCTGTATTCCGAGATCATCATCACCCGTGTGACGGTGCCGGTGGGCGAAGACATCGGCTTCCTGCCCGGCACCGAGGAAGAGAAGATGACCCCTTGGATGGGGGCGCTCGAAGATAACATGGACGTGCTGAACAAGACCAACGAGGAAGGCGGAGACTGGGGACGCGAAGCGACGCGCGACCTGATCCGCTCGCGCGTGAAGGTGAAATCGCTCAACTTCATGCGCGGCCGCACCTTCCTCAACAAATACCTGATCATCGACGAGGCGCAGAACCTGACGCCCAAGCAGATGAAGACGCTGGTCACGCGCGCCGGCCCCGGCACCAAGGTGGTGTGCATGGGCAATATCGCGCAGATCGACACGCCCTACCTCACCGAAGGCAGCTCCGGCCTGACCTACGTGGTGGACCGCTTCAAGGGCTGGGAGCACGGCGGCCATGTCACGTTGATGCGCGGCGAGCGGTCGCGTCTGGCCGATCACGCAGCAGAAGTGCTGTAA
- a CDS encoding glutathione S-transferase N-terminal domain-containing protein, with protein sequence MKLLGTDTSPYVRKVRLVLLEKNIAHTYLVDPPREPGSMVARVNPLGRIPALILDDETCVFDSPVIAEYLDTLNDTPVLIPRNDALARMRVRRWEALADGIMDSAVAVRNECVRSEEKQEPTNISLHNNAVTRALAHAAELLGEREWCEGSALSLADLALASALVYLNLRQPERDWRGAHPNLAAWFERMAARPSVRATLSAQP encoded by the coding sequence ATGAAGTTGCTAGGTACCGACACCAGCCCTTACGTGCGCAAAGTGCGCCTGGTGCTGCTGGAAAAGAACATCGCCCACACCTACCTCGTCGATCCCCCGCGCGAACCCGGCAGTATGGTGGCGCGGGTCAATCCGCTGGGACGGATCCCGGCGCTGATCCTGGACGACGAGACCTGCGTGTTCGATTCGCCGGTGATCGCGGAATACCTCGACACCCTGAACGACACGCCCGTCCTGATTCCGCGCAATGATGCGCTGGCGCGGATGCGGGTGCGACGCTGGGAGGCTCTGGCGGACGGCATCATGGACTCGGCGGTGGCGGTGCGCAATGAGTGCGTCCGGTCGGAAGAAAAACAGGAGCCGACCAATATCTCGCTCCACAACAATGCCGTCACCCGCGCGCTGGCACACGCCGCCGAACTGCTGGGCGAGCGCGAATGGTGCGAAGGATCGGCCCTCTCGCTGGCCGACCTGGCGCTGGCCAGCGCCCTGGTCTACCTGAACCTGCGCCAGCCCGAACGCGACTGGCGCGGCGCCCATCCCAACCTGGCCGCCTGGTTCGAACGGATGGCCGCGCGCCCCAGCGTGCGTGCCACCCTGAGTGCACAACCATGA
- a CDS encoding peptidylprolyl isomerase, which yields MMKSGKFAALAILGLLAINPAFAEEKSAALVNGISIPQARIDMRVKAATMQGQPDSPELRKAIREDMINLEVMAQEAGKLGLDKNPEVVQQIELAKQSVLVSAFVQDYAKNHPISEDQLKQEYEKLKTKLGDKEFNARHILVGTEAEAKDIIAQLGKKAKFEKLAAKSMDAGSAERGGSLGWAVPGNFVPPFANALLSLKKGEYTKEPVQSQFGWHVIKLDDVRDLKVPPFEELKPQLQQRLQQQSIKKAIDDLRAKAKIE from the coding sequence ATGATGAAATCTGGAAAATTTGCGGCACTGGCGATTCTGGGCTTACTGGCGATCAATCCGGCCTTCGCCGAAGAGAAATCCGCCGCGCTGGTGAATGGCATTTCCATCCCGCAGGCCCGCATCGACATGCGCGTCAAGGCCGCAACCATGCAGGGCCAACCGGACAGCCCCGAGTTGCGCAAGGCGATCCGCGAGGACATGATCAACCTCGAAGTGATGGCTCAGGAAGCCGGCAAGCTCGGCCTGGACAAGAATCCGGAAGTGGTGCAGCAGATCGAGTTGGCCAAGCAATCGGTGCTGGTCAGCGCATTCGTGCAGGACTACGCCAAGAACCACCCGATCAGCGAAGACCAGCTCAAGCAAGAGTATGAGAAGCTGAAGACCAAGCTCGGCGACAAAGAATTCAACGCGCGCCATATCCTGGTCGGAACCGAAGCCGAGGCCAAGGACATCATCGCGCAACTGGGCAAGAAGGCCAAGTTCGAGAAGCTCGCCGCGAAATCCATGGATGCCGGCTCTGCCGAACGCGGCGGCTCGCTGGGCTGGGCTGTTCCCGGCAACTTCGTGCCTCCCTTCGCCAATGCATTGCTCAGCCTGAAGAAGGGCGAGTACACCAAGGAGCCGGTGCAGTCCCAGTTCGGCTGGCACGTCATCAAGCTGGACGACGTGCGCGACCTGAAAGTGCCGCCGTTCGAAGAACTCAAGCCGCAACTGCAACAGCGCCTGCAACAGCAATCGATCAAGAAGGCGATCGACGACCTGCGTGCCAAGGCCAAGATCGAGTAA
- a CDS encoding peroxiredoxin — protein MSQHHSIADFTLPATGGQTFTLSAARGKHLVIYFYPKDNTPGCTTEAQQFRDLYDRFRKANCEVVGVSRDSIKSHENFKAKFTLPFELLSDAEETACNLFGVMKQKMMYGKQVRGIERSTFVIDKDGALRREWRGLKADGHAQEVLDFVNSLNQ, from the coding sequence ATGTCACAGCATCACAGCATCGCAGATTTCACCCTTCCCGCCACCGGCGGTCAGACCTTTACCCTCTCCGCCGCACGCGGCAAGCATCTGGTGATCTACTTCTACCCCAAGGACAACACGCCGGGTTGCACCACTGAAGCGCAGCAGTTCCGCGACCTGTATGACCGGTTCCGGAAGGCAAACTGCGAGGTGGTGGGCGTTTCGCGCGACAGCATCAAGTCGCACGAGAACTTCAAGGCGAAGTTCACCCTGCCCTTCGAGCTGCTGTCGGATGCCGAAGAGACCGCGTGCAACCTGTTCGGGGTGATGAAGCAGAAGATGATGTACGGCAAGCAGGTGCGCGGCATCGAGCGCAGCACCTTCGTCATCGACAAGGACGGCGCGCTGCGCCGCGAATGGCGCGGGCTCAAGGCCGACGGGCACGCGCAGGAAGTGCTGGATTTCGTCAACTCCCTCAACCAATAA
- a CDS encoding septation protein A has product MKLLFDLFPVILFFIAFKFAGIYVATGVAIAATVVQIAWTKWRHGKVDTMLWVSFAIIAVFGGATLLLHDETFIKWKPTVLYWLFSAILLFSSVLFNKNLMRALLHEKIALPVHVWHRLNLMWSLFFAVLGFINLYVAFNYSTDAWVNFKLFGFTGMMVVFILAQSAWLAKYVDEKKENN; this is encoded by the coding sequence ATGAAACTGCTGTTCGACCTGTTCCCCGTCATCCTGTTCTTCATCGCCTTCAAGTTCGCGGGCATCTATGTCGCCACGGGTGTGGCTATCGCCGCGACCGTCGTACAGATCGCGTGGACCAAGTGGCGGCACGGCAAGGTCGATACGATGCTGTGGGTGAGCTTCGCCATCATTGCCGTGTTCGGCGGCGCGACGCTGCTGCTGCACGACGAGACCTTCATCAAGTGGAAGCCGACCGTCCTGTACTGGCTGTTCTCCGCCATCCTGCTGTTCTCCAGCGTGCTGTTCAACAAGAACCTGATGCGCGCGCTGTTGCACGAGAAGATCGCATTGCCGGTGCATGTGTGGCACCGACTCAACCTGATGTGGAGCCTGTTCTTCGCCGTGCTGGGCTTCATCAATCTGTATGTGGCTTTCAACTACTCCACCGATGCCTGGGTGAACTTCAAGCTGTTCGGCTTCACCGGAATGATGGTGGTGTTCATCCTGGCGCAGAGCGCCTGGCTGGCGAAGTATGTGGACGAGAAGAAGGAGAACAATTAA
- a CDS encoding YciI family protein, which yields MFYAIIGQDNPGTLDKRMAARPAHLSRLQALQEDGRLLLAGPFPAVDAVDPGAAGYAGSLIVAEFASLDAAHEWADADPYVATGVFKQITVQPFRKVLPT from the coding sequence ATGTTTTACGCGATCATCGGACAGGACAACCCGGGCACCCTGGACAAGCGCATGGCAGCTCGCCCGGCGCATCTGTCGCGCCTGCAGGCGTTGCAGGAGGACGGCCGTTTGCTGCTGGCGGGCCCCTTCCCCGCCGTGGATGCCGTCGACCCGGGCGCCGCGGGATACGCGGGCAGCCTGATCGTCGCCGAATTCGCCTCGCTCGATGCCGCGCACGAATGGGCGGATGCCGACCCGTATGTCGCCACCGGCGTGTTCAAGCAGATCACCGTACAGCCATTCAGGAAAGTGCTGCCCACATGA
- a CDS encoding BolA family protein, protein MNRIEAIHAGLASLDPVSLDIIDDSHKHAGHAGASGGGGHFALRIVSAQFIGRNTVARHRMVYSALGDLMRRDIHALNIQAKTPDEI, encoded by the coding sequence ATGAACCGCATCGAGGCGATTCACGCCGGCCTCGCGTCGCTCGATCCCGTCTCGCTGGACATCATCGACGACAGCCACAAGCACGCCGGACATGCCGGGGCGAGCGGAGGCGGCGGGCACTTTGCGCTGCGTATCGTCTCGGCGCAATTTATCGGCAGGAACACGGTGGCGCGCCACCGTATGGTATATTCAGCGCTGGGAGATTTGATGAGGCGCGACATCCACGCCCTCAACATACAGGCGAAAACGCCGGATGAAATTTGA